In bacterium, one genomic interval encodes:
- a CDS encoding ABC transporter ATP-binding protein, producing MLLELDSVYVGYSGGRDVLSGASLLLERGERLVICGDNASGKSTLLRVAAGLLKPRAGTVRYAGASSPAFLFQNPREQLICTTVLEEIEFALRLCGEPTEKLSERAAELLERFELDTFAARAPQALSGGQMQRLALAALFCRAPELLLLDEPDVFLDGRSRRDFRSFVERLDKNVAVLWMISRQSEFPEQGRRMRLRDGRLAELDKR from the coding sequence ATGCTGCTTGAACTGGACAGCGTTTACGTCGGTTACAGTGGTGGTCGGGACGTGCTCAGCGGTGCGTCGCTGCTTCTCGAGCGCGGGGAGCGCTTAGTGATTTGCGGCGACAATGCATCGGGTAAGTCCACCCTGCTGCGTGTTGCGGCAGGCTTGCTCAAACCGCGCGCCGGTACGGTGCGTTACGCCGGCGCGAGCAGCCCGGCGTTTCTGTTTCAGAACCCGCGCGAGCAGTTGATCTGCACGACAGTGCTCGAAGAAATTGAATTCGCACTGCGCCTCTGCGGTGAACCTACAGAGAAGCTGTCGGAACGCGCGGCCGAGCTATTGGAGCGCTTCGAGCTTGACACTTTCGCCGCGCGCGCGCCGCAGGCTTTGTCCGGTGGTCAAATGCAGCGGTTGGCCTTGGCCGCACTCTTCTGCCGCGCTCCGGAATTGCTGCTGCTTGATGAACCCGACGTGTTCCTAGACGGACGCTCCCGCCGCGATTTTCGGAGTTTCGTCGAGCGACTTGATAAGAATGTCGCAGTGCTGTGGATGATCAGTCGGCAGTCCGAGTTTCCGGAACAGGGGCGACGCATGCGCCTGCGGGATGGCCGTCTTGCGGAACTGGACAAACGGTAA
- a CDS encoding glycosyltransferase family 9 protein, producing the protein MSAAGAILVIRLSSLGDVLLCAPALRALRRRFPDSQIDFLVASGFADAARLLPEINNLITLDRNEGWRGLLRLRRLLSRQYELIVDLQNSPRSAFLRLACMPLMWTKSNRFRIKRWFLIRFKWNFYGATVPVPIRYIRALDSLGVVDDELGLELLHTHGPRDEQMIVLCPGAKHFTKRWPVENWQELVSRLESSGWKITVCGSADEADACRSIAGNHPVVVGTALSDVGGLLARARAVVCHDSGLMHLATGVGTPVVALFGPTVEQFGFFPFRADALVVQQPLACRPCSAFGGNVCPKRHHDCMRQTTPDQVMSTLSQLLAIGHDRQTSL; encoded by the coding sequence TTGTCCGCTGCGGGCGCTATTTTGGTCATCCGGCTCTCTTCGCTTGGCGATGTGTTGCTGTGTGCCCCTGCCTTGCGGGCGCTGCGGCGGCGGTTTCCGGATTCTCAGATTGACTTTCTGGTCGCGTCTGGCTTTGCCGACGCGGCGAGGTTGCTCCCCGAGATCAACAACCTCATCACTCTCGATCGCAATGAGGGATGGCGCGGCCTGCTAAGGCTGCGCCGTTTGCTTTCGCGCCAGTACGAGCTCATTGTGGATTTACAGAATAGTCCAAGAAGCGCCTTCTTGCGTCTGGCCTGCATGCCCTTGATGTGGACCAAATCCAATCGGTTCAGGATCAAGCGGTGGTTCCTGATCCGCTTCAAATGGAATTTCTACGGAGCGACAGTGCCGGTGCCGATCCGATACATTCGGGCGCTGGACTCCTTGGGCGTGGTGGATGATGAGCTAGGGCTGGAGCTTCTACACACTCACGGGCCACGCGATGAGCAGATGATTGTGTTGTGTCCCGGAGCGAAACACTTCACGAAGCGCTGGCCCGTCGAGAATTGGCAGGAATTGGTAAGCCGGTTAGAATCGTCTGGCTGGAAGATCACGGTTTGCGGTTCCGCTGACGAGGCAGATGCTTGCCGGAGTATCGCGGGAAATCACCCGGTCGTGGTCGGCACGGCACTTTCCGATGTCGGCGGCCTGTTGGCGCGAGCGCGGGCGGTGGTCTGTCACGACTCGGGGCTCATGCATCTGGCGACGGGAGTCGGCACTCCGGTCGTCGCGCTGTTCGGGCCAACAGTCGAACAGTTTGGGTTCTTTCCGTTTCGCGCGGACGCGCTGGTTGTGCAACAGCCGCTCGCGTGTCGGCCCTGCAGCGCCTTCGGCGGCAATGTGTGCCCCAAGCGGCACCATGACTGCATGCGTCAGACCACGCCGGATCAAGTTATGTCTACTCTATCGCAACTGTTGGCCATTGGCCATGATCGCCAAACTTCTTTATAA
- a CDS encoding FAD:protein FMN transferase codes for MCRYAVLAIAALTIVLGCQSAKDKFPAETRTVFGVPVTVTFFIADAKPEEVKAGFDAAFKTLETYERNVATPGATNQLEKIAAGAGRESVPVDTTVYALIMRGLQLNELTGQAFDLRYGPLLDAWTKAGNGTPPQADVDSALALIKTGGMFVAGKSILLSKPNMRFDARGFVDAWAIDRAAEVLNAKGFAAFEIRTPYAVRIVGMPVNQQSREIKLGNPQTADSSWAKLDMAQGGMAYVPARGGSGRLVLDPRTGQMASGAAIAMAKDCATAFGLAYAIAVDGDAAKLTDKGRAELLGHIRISGSGPTYQVAADGGLKDRFKTLN; via the coding sequence TGTGTCGCTACGCAGTACTCGCCATCGCCGCCCTGACCATCGTGCTGGGCTGTCAAAGCGCCAAGGATAAGTTCCCGGCGGAGACTCGGACCGTCTTCGGAGTTCCGGTGACCGTCACGTTCTTCATTGCCGACGCCAAGCCGGAAGAGGTCAAGGCCGGATTCGATGCCGCTTTCAAAACGCTTGAGACGTATGAACGCAATGTCGCCACTCCCGGAGCTACCAACCAATTGGAGAAGATCGCCGCCGGAGCCGGCCGTGAATCGGTCCCGGTGGATACAACGGTCTACGCGCTAATCATGCGCGGCCTGCAACTGAACGAGTTAACCGGGCAAGCGTTTGACCTGCGCTACGGCCCGCTGCTGGATGCGTGGACCAAGGCCGGCAACGGCACTCCGCCGCAGGCCGATGTGGACAGTGCCCTGGCTCTGATCAAGACCGGCGGCATGTTTGTCGCGGGTAAGTCCATCCTGCTCTCGAAGCCGAACATGCGGTTTGACGCGCGCGGTTTCGTGGATGCGTGGGCGATTGATCGCGCTGCTGAAGTGTTGAACGCCAAGGGCTTCGCCGCTTTCGAGATTCGCACACCGTATGCTGTTCGCATCGTGGGCATGCCCGTGAACCAGCAGAGCCGCGAGATCAAACTGGGTAATCCGCAGACTGCAGACAGCAGTTGGGCGAAATTGGATATGGCACAGGGGGGTATGGCCTACGTGCCGGCCCGCGGCGGCAGCGGGCGATTGGTGCTCGATCCGCGCACAGGACAAATGGCCAGCGGCGCCGCAATTGCGATGGCAAAGGACTGCGCGACGGCGTTTGGGCTGGCGTATGCCATCGCGGTGGACGGTGACGCGGCCAAGTTGACGGACAAAGGTCGCGCCGAGTTGCTTGGACATATCCGCATCAGCGGCAGCGGACCGACCTATCAGGTCGCGGCCGACGGCGGATTGAAGGACCGCTTCAAGACGCTGAACTGA